From the Methanomicrobia archaeon genome, one window contains:
- the cdhB gene encoding CO dehydrogenase/acetyl-CoA synthase complex subunit epsilon — protein MVTEIPFNVANIPGPESGVVVAPEVMGSYIASAKRPLLVVGSEIIRDGFFIEIAIALGKKGVPIAATGHSIKGFIEKGYTENVTQYNLHELTNCLRDPNWTGLDGQGNYDFVIFYGIVYYYASQMLSGIKNFATDPLIRAVSIDRYYHPNARMSFANVTPRQEQQYKEMLQRLVRSVRR, from the coding sequence ATGGTAACTGAGATACCCTTTAACGTGGCGAATATACCTGGTCCAGAATCGGGCGTCGTCGTTGCACCGGAGGTAATGGGGAGCTATATCGCAAGTGCGAAACGGCCGCTTCTGGTCGTGGGCTCTGAAATCATACGGGACGGGTTCTTCATCGAGATCGCGATCGCGTTGGGGAAGAAGGGCGTTCCGATCGCGGCAACGGGCCATAGTATCAAGGGCTTTATTGAAAAGGGCTATACCGAGAACGTCACGCAGTACAACCTGCACGAGCTCACGAACTGCTTGCGGGACCCGAACTGGACGGGATTGGACGGCCAGGGTAATTATGATTTCGTGATCTTCTACGGGATTGTGTATTATTACGCATCGCAGATGCTCTCAGGCATCAAGAATTTCGCGACCGATCCGTTGATTCGTGCGGTCTCGATCGATCGGTATTACCATCCGAACGCGCGGATGAGCTTTGCGAACGTCACGCCGCGTCAGGAGCAGCAGTATAAGGAGATGCTGCAGCGGCTCGTGCGGAGTGTGCGGAGGTGA